The following DNA comes from Osmerus eperlanus chromosome 5, fOsmEpe2.1, whole genome shotgun sequence.
ACGTATATCCTTGCAAAAGAAAGTCATACGGGCTCTGTCTTGGTCAGAGATAAACTCTCCCACCAAACCTCTATTCCACCGTTTTGAGTTACTAAGACTGACTGAGCTAAATGAATATCATAATGCCTTCCTTATTGAATAGTCTTGttcccatctccagcccccagcATACATACCAAACGAGAATCAAACCACTCATATCAGGAAAATGTCGCCGACATGTGCGCGCCAATATGAGTGTTGTCTGTAGGGGGCCGCAGATCTGGAACAGGATTGATGAAGGCCTCAAGGCCCCAAGCTTCTTTGGGGGACCCATTCACTCTACCCAATTGATCTTGTACCCCAACTGTATTATTGTAATATCTGAAGTGGTATTgtgagtaaataaataaaataagataagggtcttgtatgtttacccagagtgcagatttgggggtaggcctctctgcacacaaggaatgctgaacacagtataattttatacagaataaagttacatcttcaatttttccgacagttacagattaagcaACCATGCAATATTAGTTACTGGAATTTGTAATTTTGGTCCAGATGGCATTTTTTTGTGTCGGTGTGGAATTCcggccttgtataatatttaaatgacctgttacctcatgaacaagcacatctatttcgttatcactaaatctttgtttttcgctgttttgactttggtggctgatccatgatagaaagagagcagGCCCATTCAATTGTGTCTTTAAgtgctcgcaatgtacggtaaATATAGTATATTTAaatatagtgggcggagaaaggcgctgattacccgatgaactgcaggATTGGTAAATACgatgtaaactgaagtatcacagcgtgcgctttctgcgggttggccatgtaACCCTCCCTCCAACCTGTGCTGAAGGCATTTTCAATGTACGTCCCGTGACAAGGCAATGCGAGTCAGGCAAACAGGTCACCTAGCAAGAGAAGCGACCACTATTCTATGCGTTTATTATTAGGGCATTTGTGGACCAGCAACAACACTATGTTGCCGGTCAAAACTAAACTAGCAAGCATAACACAGTTAGCCCAACAAGGAAGCATATGCATGTGCTAATTCCAGCTCCACACCCAGTCACAAGCAAGGAGCGAATAGGCAATTGCAAGCACATTTTGTAACGTATGTATTTACATTCTATGCATAATAATAGGCCTAATGATTTCAGAATAGTGTAAGAATATCCCCATAAAAATTGCATTTAACGTTTTTTTCTGAAAGTTTTAGTGGTTTATAAGTTTTAACAaacttaataaaaaaaaacttttaaaaacaATCGGTTAGAAAATATATTGATTAGTAAGTATAGGTCTTATCTATTTCCTTTTATTGCACCCAACAACACCCATTCCACAATACACTTTAGAAACTAAAACATGAATTCACTAAAAAATGCAACACATTGTGGAAGCTATTAAACATATTGTTGGTCTAGTCTACGCCATATAGTGTGCAACAAAAACTGAATTTACTTAGGCCTAAAAATGCAATGTTGAGGAAGATAAATAGGCATTGCAAGGGTTCCAAATGTCCGGTCATTGTAAGAAAGTGTGTGCACATAACTTTATTTGGACACCTGcctttttatttatgtatttatatgaAAATACAAATTGTGACACTCCCATGatcaaaacagtgacaataaacaACACTTAGTTTTGTACTGTCATTGTTTGTTACTGCCCACCACCAATTCTTAGTAAGGCCAGGATGAAGACGTTGATTTGATGAACTGGTGGCACCACTAAGCCATTTCTATGCCTTCGTCTTTTAAAGGTGCTTCAGATTGAAGTTCTTTGCTTTTCTTTGTAGCACTTTCTGATTTATTCCTGTAAAAACAATTGTTATGACTGAACTTGATATGCTAGAGTAGAACAAATGGAAAATCTGTCTTTCAATATTAAATGTATTGTTTTGTCCTTCTCTAAGAAATGAACTAAAACACATTAAACAGTGTAGTGGTTCTTACTTGCTCTTCATAGTTAAGACAATAGCAAAGATGAGGATGATTGCGCCGGCGAGACCAAACACAATTCCGAGAATCAATGCTGAGAAAATAACATTTTCTTTAACAAAACCattaaaaaactaaaaaccTTAATGCTATTAGGCCAGTAATCTTAAATCCCAACTCACCAATTGGTGTGTCTGTTTCTAAATCCTCATCAGTATCACCGTCATCTTTTGACAGATAATGCAACACATTACCAATGACAAATGTACTAGTTAAGAAGATATTTTAATTGTATAAAGGTTGTTTAACCTTACCTTACCTTTGATACTAGCACATGTAGCGTTGCATTTGAACGGATTTAAGTATCTGTTTCCATTCCCAACACAGCCAGTATAATAGAATGACTTGCATTTTTCATGGATGGGGTCATAGTAGAAACGCAAATAGTGGCCATAGCATTCACCAGTAGCCTTCGGAAAGTGACAAGATATTGTTTCTAAAGAAGGAATAATTCATGCAATATtaatgttttttctctctcaggaTTTCACTACTTGAGGTTTTACATTTGTTCAACACATGGTGGCAGATTGTAATGCTAAAGTTTCCCAAATGTTTTAAGTATTTTAACACTAAAACATTTATTACAAGGTATGTAATGAGGATATAATACACACTAGCCTAGTACATGAATATGCCATACCAGTTGTCTTGCTAATAAAGAACTATAAAGAAGGGGGAGGAACTATCTAAACTGATAAAATTGTTTCTGTGAGTGTACTTTGAACTAGCTCTTCAGGCAAAATATGACACCGCCTCTGAGAGGTAAATTGCCCAAACGTCAACTCAGCATTTTTGAcccctcttttgctctctcaatTTGATTTGCTGAGCTGTGTtgtattttgttattttttaaaACAAGCCAACCTGTCACTGCAGCTAGGAAAACATACTATTAGTGTTTACTGCTACATAAGGTGTATTGTCAGTCTTTGCCAGCCTCCCTTCATACATTCATGAAGCCATAAAACCTCTTCCTGCAGATATAGGCCAAAGTCCTTGGTTTATGACTGTTATAAACTGACATTTCTCTGCTAAAATGATCTGAATAACATGTCCACAGCACCTCCTTGTAGACTCCATTGTAGTTAATGGGGACAGGCCAGTTTTGCTTTTGTATAGTGCATTACTTATTTCTTTCAGCATTAGTTGACTAACAATTTGTGTTGTCTCACCATCTATAGGGTACACATCCTCTGCGTTAGCAGAGCAGTTCCTCATGCAATCCCTCTCATTTACAAAGCGATTGCCATTCCCTCCGACTCCTGTGTATCTGAAAGGATAGCACTTGTCCCTGATGGCATCATAATACAAAACAATCTGGATGTCTGTGCCTGTGCCCTCATTCTTGGGAATGGTACAGAAATCTGTTGGATCAAAGAAAGATACTGTCAAATCAGGGACGAACATAACTTAACAGTATTGAATATACATATAATGGGAGATGTACTCTTTAAACTATTTGTATCCTAAAGAAATGCTACAGTTACAGCATGAGGACTCAATTCTACCTATATTAAAGACCAAAATATTTGTCAGAGGAATAAATATTACAATACACAATGTTCTATGATTTTCTGCATATGATCTAGCAGTATCTTTCCTTTGACAAATGTCTAACTAGCTCTGTCACCAAGAGGCCCACTCCCTTACTCTATAACTGTAGTAAACGTGTCATTTATGGCAAGGCTTCAGCACTCACCCTTTTACAGATTTTAGTTTACATGTTTTAATAACTCtattttaaaaaatacattaaatCCAGATCCCATAACATTTCCCTTCCATGCCtgggtattttttttttaaattctgtGTGGGGGAGGCCGCCCTGGATGTAGTTTAGTTTCAGTTTAATAATGATTAGCTAAAGATTGGTTATTGGGTCCTTTTAAGGAAATATCTCATAATAATACATTCTATATGATTTCGGCTTTGACAGTGCCTTTTTCATCTGTGTtctgaacatctgcctgtcagcTGGATAATTAAAAGCTTGAGGGAGTTTTAAAT
Coding sequences within:
- the si:dkeyp-73b11.8 gene encoding BPTI/Kunitz domain-containing protein, producing the protein MRQVLVFGVAFALFFFVQCMPDFCTIPKNEGTGTDIQIVLYYDAIRDKCYPFRYTGVGGNGNRFVNERDCMRNCSANAEDVYPIDETISCHFPKATGECYGHYLRFYYDPIHEKCKSFYYTGCVGNGNRYLNPFKCNATCASIKDDGDTDEDLETDTPIALILGIVFGLAGAIILIFAIVLTMKSKNKSESATKKSKELQSEAPLKDEGIEMA